The Klebsiella sp. RHBSTW-00484 genome includes a window with the following:
- the glgP gene encoding glycogen phosphorylase codes for MNVPFSYSSPTLSVEALKHSIAYKLMFIIGKDPAIANKHEWLNATLFAVRDRMVERWLRSNRAQLSQEVRQVYYLSMEFLIGRTLSNALLSLGIYDDVNNALEEMGLNLEELIDEENDPGLGNGGLGRLAACFLDSLAALGLPGRGYGIRYDYGMFKQNIVDGRQKESPDYWLEYGNPWEFERHNTRYKVRFGGRIQQEGKNSRWVETEEILAEAYDQIIPGFDTDATNTLRLWSAQASSEINLGKFNQGDYFAAVEDKNHSENVSRVLYPDDSTYSGRELRLRQEYFLVSATVQDILSRHYQLHKTYANLADKIAIHLNDTHPVLSIPELMRLLIDEHKFSWDEAFEVTCQVFSYTNHTLMSEALETWPVEMLGKILPRHLQIIFEINDYFLKTLQEQYPSDTALLGRTSIIDESNGRRVRMAWLAVVVSHKVNGVSELHSRLMVESLFAEFAKIFPMRFTNVTNGVTPRRWLAVANPPLSKVLDENIGRTWRTDLSQLKELEQHIDYPTVNKAVRQAKLENKQRLANYIGQQLNVVVNPKALFDVQIKRIHEYKRQLMNVLHVIARYNRIKADPDAEWVPRVNIFAGKAASAYYMAKHIIHLINDVAAVVNNDPQIGDKLKVVFIPNYSVSLAQLIIPAADLSEQISLAGTEASGTSNMKFALNGALTIGTLDGANVEMLEHVGEDNIFIFGNTAEEVEALRASGYKPREYYEQDEELHQTLTQIGTGLFSPSEPGRYRDLLDSLINFGDHYQVLADYRSYVDCQDKVDELYRHPEEWANKAMLNIANMGYFSSDRTIKEYADHIWHIDPVRL; via the coding sequence ATGAATGTACCTTTTAGCTACTCATCACCCACGCTGAGCGTTGAGGCGTTAAAGCACTCTATTGCTTATAAGCTGATGTTTATCATCGGCAAAGATCCGGCTATCGCTAACAAGCATGAATGGCTCAACGCCACGCTGTTCGCCGTTCGCGATCGCATGGTGGAGCGCTGGCTGCGCTCAAACCGCGCCCAGCTTTCGCAGGAGGTTCGTCAGGTCTATTACCTGTCGATGGAGTTTTTGATTGGCCGAACCTTGTCTAATGCGCTGCTGTCGTTGGGGATCTATGACGACGTCAACAACGCGCTGGAAGAGATGGGGCTGAACCTTGAAGAGCTGATTGACGAAGAAAATGACCCCGGCTTAGGCAACGGCGGTCTGGGTCGCCTTGCGGCCTGCTTCCTCGATTCTCTGGCGGCGCTGGGTTTACCGGGCCGCGGTTATGGTATTCGCTACGACTACGGCATGTTTAAGCAGAACATCGTTGATGGGCGGCAGAAAGAGTCTCCGGATTACTGGCTGGAATACGGTAACCCGTGGGAGTTTGAGCGCCATAATACTCGCTATAAAGTCCGTTTTGGCGGGCGTATTCAGCAGGAAGGTAAAAACTCGCGCTGGGTGGAAACCGAAGAGATCCTCGCTGAAGCCTATGACCAGATTATCCCTGGCTTTGATACCGACGCGACTAACACGCTACGTTTGTGGAGCGCCCAGGCCAGTAGCGAAATTAACCTCGGGAAATTCAACCAGGGCGACTACTTCGCGGCGGTAGAGGATAAAAACCACTCTGAAAACGTCTCCCGCGTGCTCTATCCGGATGATTCCACCTATTCCGGGCGCGAGCTGCGCTTGCGTCAAGAGTATTTCCTCGTTTCGGCGACGGTGCAGGATATCCTCAGCCGTCACTATCAGCTGCATAAAACCTACGCCAATCTGGCGGATAAAATCGCCATTCACCTCAATGACACCCACCCGGTGCTGTCGATTCCCGAGCTGATGCGCCTGCTGATTGACGAGCATAAGTTCAGCTGGGATGAGGCGTTTGAGGTGACCTGCCAGGTCTTCTCTTACACCAACCATACCCTGATGAGCGAAGCGCTGGAGACCTGGCCTGTTGAGATGCTGGGTAAAATCCTGCCGCGTCATTTGCAGATTATTTTCGAGATTAATGACTACTTCCTGAAGACCTTGCAGGAGCAGTATCCCAGCGATACCGCGCTGTTGGGCCGCACATCGATTATTGATGAGTCTAATGGTCGTCGCGTGCGTATGGCCTGGCTGGCGGTAGTGGTCAGTCATAAGGTTAACGGCGTGTCTGAGCTGCACTCCCGGTTGATGGTCGAGTCGCTGTTCGCTGAATTTGCGAAAATTTTCCCGATGCGCTTTACCAACGTCACCAACGGCGTGACGCCTCGCCGCTGGCTGGCGGTGGCCAACCCGCCGTTGTCGAAAGTGCTTGATGAGAATATCGGTCGTACCTGGCGTACCGACCTGAGCCAGCTTAAGGAGCTGGAGCAGCACATTGACTATCCGACGGTGAATAAAGCGGTACGGCAGGCCAAGCTTGAGAACAAACAGCGGCTGGCGAACTACATCGGCCAGCAGCTTAACGTGGTGGTGAACCCGAAAGCGCTGTTTGACGTGCAGATCAAGCGTATTCACGAGTACAAACGCCAGCTGATGAACGTGCTGCATGTGATTGCTCGCTACAATCGCATTAAGGCCGATCCTGATGCCGAGTGGGTGCCGCGAGTGAATATCTTCGCCGGGAAAGCCGCTTCAGCTTACTACATGGCCAAGCATATCATTCATTTGATCAACGACGTGGCGGCGGTGGTGAATAACGATCCGCAGATTGGCGATAAGCTGAAAGTGGTGTTTATCCCTAACTACAGCGTGAGCCTGGCGCAGTTGATTATTCCGGCGGCGGATCTCTCTGAGCAGATTTCGCTGGCGGGAACGGAAGCCTCCGGGACCAGCAACATGAAGTTCGCGCTCAACGGCGCGTTAACTATCGGTACGCTGGATGGCGCTAACGTTGAGATGCTGGAGCACGTCGGCGAAGACAATATCTTTATCTTCGGTAATACCGCGGAGGAAGTTGAAGCGCTGCGAGCCAGTGGCTACAAACCGCGCGAATACTACGAGCAGGATGAAGAGCTGCATCAGACGCTGACGCAAATCGGCACCGGTCTGTTCAGTCCGTCGGAGCCGGGCCGCTATCGCGACCTGCTGGATTCGCTAATTAACTTTGGCGACCATTATCAGGTGCTGGCAGATTACCGCAGCTATGTGGATTGTCAGGATAAGGTGGACGAACTGTATCGTCATCCGGAAGAGTGGGCCAATAAAGCGATGCTCAATATTGCCAATATGGGCTATTTCTCCTCTGACCGTACGATTAAAGAGTACGCCGACCATATCTGGCATATCGATCCGGTCAGGCTGTAG
- the glgA gene encoding glycogen synthase GlgA → MQVLHVCSEMFPLLKTGGLADVIGALPAAQIAQGIDTRVLLPAFPDIRRGITDAQVVTRRETFAGPVTLLFGHFDGVGIYLIDAPHLYDRPGSPYHDTHQNAYTDNVLRFALLGWVGSEMACGLDPFWRPDVVHAHDWHAGLTPAYLAARGHPAKSVFTVHNLAYQGMFYSWHMNDIELPWSFYNVHGLEFNGQISFLKAGLYYADHITAVSPTYAREITEPQFAYGMEGLLRQRQHEGRLSGILNGVDDKIWNPQNDLLLATRYDRDRLEEKAENKRQLQIAMGLKVDDKAPLFAVVSRLTSQKGLDLVLEALPGLLEQGGQLALLGAGDPVLQEGFLAAAAEHPGKVGVQIGYHEAFSHRIMGGADVILVPSRFEPCGLTQLYGLKYGTLPLVRRTGGLADTVSDCSLENLADGLATGFVFEDSNAVSLLRAIRRTFVLWSRPSLWRYVQRQAMNMDFSWQVAANSYRELYQRLL, encoded by the coding sequence ATGCAGGTATTACATGTATGTTCGGAGATGTTCCCGCTGTTAAAAACCGGTGGACTGGCGGATGTGATCGGCGCGCTGCCTGCGGCGCAAATTGCACAGGGCATCGATACCCGCGTGCTGTTGCCCGCGTTCCCTGATATCCGCCGTGGTATTACCGATGCGCAGGTAGTGACTCGCCGGGAGACTTTTGCCGGTCCTGTTACCCTGCTGTTCGGACATTTTGACGGCGTGGGCATCTATTTGATTGATGCCCCACATCTCTACGATCGCCCAGGGAGCCCTTACCACGATACCCATCAGAATGCTTATACCGATAACGTGCTGCGCTTTGCGCTGCTGGGCTGGGTGGGCAGCGAGATGGCCTGCGGGCTGGACCCATTCTGGCGTCCTGATGTCGTCCATGCCCACGACTGGCATGCAGGCCTGACGCCTGCATACCTGGCGGCGCGCGGCCATCCGGCTAAGTCGGTCTTTACGGTACATAACCTGGCCTACCAGGGCATGTTCTACTCATGGCATATGAATGACATTGAGCTGCCGTGGTCGTTCTATAACGTTCATGGTCTGGAATTTAACGGTCAGATCTCCTTCCTGAAAGCGGGTCTTTATTACGCCGACCACATTACGGCGGTCAGCCCGACCTATGCTCGCGAAATTACCGAGCCGCAGTTTGCCTACGGAATGGAAGGTTTGCTACGCCAGCGTCAGCATGAGGGTCGTCTGTCAGGGATCCTCAACGGTGTTGACGATAAAATCTGGAATCCGCAAAACGATCTGCTGCTGGCAACGCGCTATGACCGCGATCGTCTGGAAGAGAAGGCCGAGAATAAGCGTCAGCTGCAAATCGCCATGGGGCTGAAGGTGGATGACAAAGCGCCGCTGTTTGCTGTTGTCAGCAGACTGACCAGCCAGAAAGGGCTGGACCTGGTGCTGGAAGCGCTGCCGGGTCTGCTTGAACAGGGAGGCCAACTGGCGCTGCTGGGGGCCGGAGATCCGGTGCTGCAAGAGGGATTCCTTGCTGCCGCCGCTGAGCATCCTGGCAAAGTTGGCGTGCAGATTGGTTACCATGAAGCCTTCTCGCACCGCATTATGGGTGGCGCGGATGTGATTCTGGTGCCGAGCCGCTTTGAGCCGTGCGGCCTAACTCAGCTGTATGGCCTTAAGTACGGCACGCTGCCGCTGGTTCGGCGCACGGGTGGTCTGGCGGATACTGTTTCCGACTGCTCGCTGGAAAACCTTGCTGACGGTCTCGCCACCGGGTTTGTTTTTGAAGACAGTAACGCCGTGTCGCTACTGAGGGCTATTCGACGCACATTCGTTCTGTGGTCGCGCCCGTCGCTCTGGCGTTACGTTCAGCGTCAGGCGATGAATATGGATTTTAGCTGGCAGGTTGCCGCAAATTCTTACCGCGAACTTTATCAGCGCTTGCTGTAA
- a CDS encoding IclR family transcriptional regulator: MKKITTSIPALDKIMRVFAYLLECDGATFTQIHQNSGIAKSSTSSLLNGMVEHGLLRQEKDKYYLGLRLYELGNKAAEQYDIKKIALPILEEIRDNTGLTCHLGVLEGDAPIYLLKVESPQAIVIRSWEGKRLSLHSSGLGKVLIAWLSGEELEELLPPDQILTRFTDTTITDVNILKQELAGIRRRGWGYDNEEDSLGVRCIAVPVFNAQGKVIAALSVSGVAFQIPDDKRESLATLMMDASRSLTRLMC; encoded by the coding sequence ATGAAAAAGATTACAACATCTATTCCGGCCCTCGATAAAATCATGCGCGTATTTGCTTATCTTCTGGAGTGCGATGGCGCAACGTTTACCCAGATCCATCAAAATTCAGGGATTGCGAAAAGCAGTACCTCATCTTTGCTCAATGGCATGGTGGAGCATGGGTTATTACGCCAGGAAAAAGACAAGTATTATCTGGGGTTACGCCTGTATGAATTAGGTAATAAAGCGGCGGAACAGTACGACATTAAAAAAATCGCGTTACCGATTCTTGAAGAGATTCGCGATAACACCGGCCTGACCTGCCATCTCGGCGTTCTGGAAGGCGATGCCCCCATTTATCTTCTGAAAGTCGAAAGCCCACAGGCTATTGTGATTCGAAGCTGGGAGGGCAAGCGCCTCTCATTACATAGCTCAGGGCTGGGGAAGGTACTGATTGCATGGCTTAGCGGGGAAGAGCTGGAAGAATTGCTGCCTCCAGATCAGATATTAACGCGTTTTACGGATACGACGATCACGGATGTGAATATCCTTAAACAGGAGTTAGCCGGAATTCGCCGCCGCGGCTGGGGTTATGATAACGAAGAAGACTCCCTTGGCGTGCGCTGCATTGCGGTGCCGGTATTCAATGCGCAGGGGAAAGTGATTGCCGCCCTGAGCGTATCCGGCGTTGCGTTCCAGATCCCCGATGATAAACGCGAGTCGCTTGCTACGCTGATGATGGATGCCAGCCGTAGCCTGACGCGCCTGATGTGCTGA
- the glgX gene encoding glycogen debranching protein GlgX, whose protein sequence is MIVLTAGKPAPLGSCYDGKGVNFALFSAHAERVELCVFDEQGNERRVDLPTRSGDIWHGWLADVGPGLRYGYRVHGPWDPAQGHRFNPAKLLLDPCCHQVDGVLPDDERLHGGDCDPDNRDSAVIAPKSRVVDLHYDWRGDKPPRTPWGQTVLYEAHVKGLTYLHPELPEAIRGTYKALGHPVMIDYFRTLGITALELMPVAQFASEPRLQRMGLSNYWGYNPLAIFALDTRYASEPERALNEFRDAVKALHAAGIEVILDVVLNHSAEIDLEGPTFSLRGIDNRSYYWIREDGDYHNWTGCGNTINLSHPGVVEYARQCLRFWVDECHVDGFRFDLASVMGRTPEFRQDAPLFEAIRNDPRLAKVKLIAEPWDIGPGGYQVGNFPPLFAEWNDHFRDTARRFWLQQNVSLGDFAQRFAASSDVFQRNGRQPAAAVNLVTAHDGFTLRDCVCFNQKHNEANGEENRDGTNNNYSNNHGIEGLEGNLAVIERRRASVHALLATLLLAQGTPMLLAGDEQGHSQHGNNNAYCQDNALTWLDWNHTNRGLTAFTAALIHLRRRIAALTANRWWQEGDGSVRWLNQNAQPLSADEWQHGAPRMQIILSDRWLITLNATPEVAEMVLPAGEWRAIPPFAGEDNPVIMAVWHGPAHGVCVFQRS, encoded by the coding sequence GCTCACGGCAGGAAAGCCCGCGCCGTTGGGGTCTTGCTACGACGGTAAGGGAGTGAACTTCGCCCTCTTTTCCGCCCATGCGGAGCGGGTGGAACTCTGTGTGTTCGATGAGCAGGGCAACGAACGGCGTGTCGACCTGCCCACGCGCAGTGGCGATATCTGGCACGGTTGGCTCGCTGATGTCGGGCCGGGATTGCGCTACGGCTACCGCGTCCACGGTCCGTGGGATCCGGCGCAGGGGCACCGCTTTAACCCGGCGAAACTGCTGCTCGATCCCTGCTGCCATCAGGTTGACGGCGTGCTGCCTGATGATGAGCGTCTTCATGGCGGCGATTGCGATCCCGATAACCGCGATAGCGCGGTAATAGCGCCGAAATCGCGAGTGGTGGATCTGCATTACGACTGGCGCGGTGATAAGCCGCCGCGCACGCCGTGGGGTCAGACGGTCCTTTATGAAGCCCATGTCAAAGGGCTGACGTACCTGCATCCTGAACTACCCGAGGCGATTCGCGGCACTTACAAGGCTTTGGGTCACCCGGTGATGATCGACTATTTCCGCACGCTGGGTATTACTGCACTAGAGTTAATGCCGGTGGCGCAGTTCGCCAGCGAGCCGCGTCTCCAGCGGATGGGGTTAAGCAACTACTGGGGCTACAACCCATTGGCGATTTTCGCCCTTGATACGCGCTATGCCAGCGAGCCGGAACGGGCGCTCAATGAGTTTCGCGATGCGGTAAAAGCGCTGCACGCCGCGGGCATTGAAGTGATCCTCGACGTGGTGCTGAACCATAGCGCTGAAATAGATCTTGAAGGGCCGACCTTCTCCCTGCGCGGAATCGACAACCGTAGCTATTATTGGATCAGAGAAGACGGTGATTATCACAACTGGACCGGTTGCGGGAACACCATCAACCTCAGCCATCCGGGCGTGGTGGAGTATGCCCGTCAGTGCCTGCGTTTTTGGGTGGATGAGTGTCACGTTGATGGTTTTCGTTTTGACCTGGCGTCAGTCATGGGCCGCACGCCGGAGTTTCGTCAGGATGCACCGTTGTTTGAGGCTATCCGTAACGACCCGCGTCTGGCGAAAGTGAAGCTGATCGCTGAGCCCTGGGATATTGGCCCCGGCGGCTATCAGGTCGGTAATTTTCCGCCACTGTTTGCTGAATGGAACGACCACTTCCGCGATACCGCGCGTCGTTTCTGGTTACAACAAAATGTCTCGTTGGGCGATTTCGCTCAGCGTTTTGCTGCCTCCAGCGATGTTTTTCAGCGCAATGGGCGGCAGCCTGCGGCGGCGGTCAATTTGGTCACCGCGCACGATGGTTTTACCCTTCGCGACTGCGTTTGTTTCAATCAGAAACATAATGAGGCAAACGGCGAAGAGAATCGCGATGGGACTAACAATAACTACAGCAACAATCATGGTATAGAGGGATTAGAAGGGAATCTTGCTGTGATTGAACGGCGCCGTGCCAGCGTCCACGCCCTCCTGGCGACGCTGCTGCTGGCGCAAGGAACGCCGATGCTGCTGGCGGGTGACGAACAGGGTCATAGCCAGCATGGCAACAACAATGCTTATTGTCAGGACAATGCGTTGACCTGGCTGGACTGGAACCATACGAACCGCGGGCTGACCGCGTTCACAGCCGCGCTGATTCATCTGCGCCGACGTATTGCGGCATTAACCGCTAATCGTTGGTGGCAGGAGGGTGACGGCAGTGTTCGTTGGTTAAACCAGAATGCGCAGCCGCTCTCTGCCGATGAATGGCAGCATGGTGCACCGCGTATGCAGATCATATTGTCCGATCGCTGGTTGATAACGCTCAATGCTACCCCTGAGGTGGCGGAGATGGTTTTACCTGCGGGGGAATGGCGCGCCATTCCACCTTTCGCCGGAGAGGATAATCCGGTCATTATGGCTGTCTGGCATGGGCCCGCGCACGGAGTGTGCGTATTTCAAAGGTCGTAA
- the glgC gene encoding glucose-1-phosphate adenylyltransferase, translating into MVGVEKNDPLMLARQLPIKSVALILAGGRGTRLKDLTNKRAKPAVHFGGKFRIIDFALSNCINSGIRRIGVITQYQSHTLVQHIQRGWSFFNEEMNEFVDLLPAQQRMQGENWYRGTADAVTQNLDIIRRYKAEYVVILAGDHIYKQDYSRMLIDHVEKGARCTVACMPVPIEEAPAFGVMAVDESEKIIDFVEKPTNPPAMPGDASKSLASMGIYIFDADYLYELLEEDDGDENSSHDFGKDIIPKITKAGMAYAHPFPLSCVQSDPQSEPYWRDVGTLEAYWKANLDLASVTPELDMYDQNWPIRTHMEPLPPAKFVQDRSGSHGMTLNSLVSGGCIISGSVVVQSVLFPRVRVNSFCNIDSAVLLPEVWVGRSCRLRRCIIDRACVIPEGMVVGENAEEDARRFYRSEEGIVLVTRDMLRKLGYPQER; encoded by the coding sequence ATGGTTGGGGTAGAAAAGAACGATCCGTTGATGCTGGCACGTCAGTTGCCGATCAAATCTGTTGCGCTGATCCTTGCCGGGGGACGTGGTACCCGTCTGAAGGATTTAACCAATAAACGTGCGAAACCTGCTGTCCATTTCGGCGGTAAGTTCCGTATTATCGATTTTGCGTTATCTAACTGTATTAACTCAGGTATTCGCCGTATCGGCGTCATCACCCAGTATCAATCACATACTCTGGTGCAGCATATCCAGCGCGGCTGGTCGTTCTTCAATGAAGAGATGAACGAATTTGTTGACCTGCTGCCCGCCCAGCAAAGGATGCAGGGCGAAAACTGGTATCGTGGCACGGCGGATGCGGTGACGCAGAACCTCGACATCATCCGCCGCTATAAGGCGGAGTATGTGGTGATCCTTGCGGGCGACCATATTTACAAGCAAGACTACTCGCGCATGCTGATCGACCATGTCGAAAAAGGGGCGCGTTGCACCGTGGCCTGTATGCCAGTGCCCATTGAAGAAGCACCGGCGTTTGGCGTGATGGCGGTTGACGAAAGCGAGAAGATTATCGATTTTGTTGAAAAACCGACTAACCCACCGGCGATGCCGGGGGATGCGAGCAAATCGTTGGCGAGCATGGGTATCTATATCTTTGATGCGGATTACCTTTATGAGCTGCTGGAAGAAGACGATGGCGATGAAAACTCGAGTCACGACTTTGGTAAAGACATCATTCCAAAGATAACCAAAGCTGGCATGGCTTATGCACATCCTTTCCCGCTCTCCTGCGTGCAGTCAGACCCGCAGTCTGAGCCGTACTGGCGCGATGTCGGTACCCTTGAAGCGTACTGGAAAGCCAACCTCGACCTGGCTTCGGTGACGCCGGAACTGGATATGTACGATCAGAACTGGCCGATTCGCACCCATATGGAACCTTTGCCGCCAGCAAAATTCGTCCAGGACCGCTCAGGTAGTCATGGGATGACGCTGAACTCACTGGTATCCGGCGGCTGCATTATCTCCGGCTCCGTGGTCGTTCAGTCGGTGCTGTTCCCGCGCGTGCGGGTGAATTCATTCTGTAACATTGATTCGGCAGTCTTGTTGCCAGAGGTTTGGGTTGGCCGTTCGTGCCGCCTGCGTCGCTGCATTATTGACCGCGCCTGCGTGATCCCGGAAGGTATGGTTGTCGGTGAAAATGCGGAAGAGGATGCACGTCGTTTCTACCGCTCGGAAGAAGGTATCGTGCTGGTCACCCGCGACATGCTGCGGAAATTGGGGTACCCACAGGAGCGCTAA
- the ilvD gene encoding dihydroxy-acid dehydratase gives MSQKCQHARDLWSQLDALRLGMNYSKEDVNKLQVLVDDCYGESHPGSFHLNQLGDEAVLGVHESGGRAVRHHVTDICDGWGQGHDGMNYILASREAIANMVEIHASVVPYDAGILISSCDKSIPAHLIAAARLNLPLLHIPGGSMRPAPNMSTSDLGGITAKLKKGEIGIQQVEAMQQCGCPTAGACQFMGTASTMQCMSEALGLALPGSALLPSTLAEIRRVARTAGHQALYLAEKNITTHKILTPAAFENAIKVHAAIGGSTNAMIHLPAIAHELGWELKPELFDRINNEIPYLTNIQPSGKYVTEMMWFAGGVPMVQWYLRDYLDLDVLTVTGRTLGDNLEMLHQSGFFTRNHGYLNNYKVSPEEVIRKPENATKKGSIAVLKGNIAPEGAVIKYAACAPDMHHHTGPARVFNSEEDAQQAIIHNHIEPGDVIFIRYEGAKGSGAPEMLMTTDAIVYDKRLDGKVALITDGRFSGATSGPCVGHVSPEAADGGPIALVEDGDLIEMDVKGRKLNIVGIDGVFKTEEEIRRCLEDRRASWKKPDYSNRRGVFKQFTANATSLMAGAWLK, from the coding sequence ATGAGCCAGAAATGTCAGCATGCTCGCGATCTGTGGTCACAGCTCGACGCTCTGCGTCTTGGAATGAATTACAGCAAAGAAGATGTCAATAAACTGCAGGTCCTGGTGGATGATTGCTATGGCGAAAGCCATCCGGGCAGTTTCCATCTTAACCAACTGGGCGATGAAGCCGTACTGGGTGTTCATGAAAGCGGCGGTCGTGCGGTCCGTCACCATGTGACGGATATCTGCGACGGCTGGGGTCAGGGCCACGATGGGATGAACTACATTCTGGCATCTCGCGAAGCCATTGCCAACATGGTCGAAATTCATGCCTCAGTGGTGCCTTATGATGCCGGAATTCTGATCTCAAGCTGCGATAAATCTATCCCGGCGCATCTGATTGCCGCCGCACGTTTGAATCTACCGCTATTGCATATTCCCGGCGGTTCTATGCGTCCGGCACCGAATATGAGTACTTCTGACCTCGGCGGGATCACCGCTAAGTTGAAGAAAGGCGAAATCGGCATTCAGCAAGTGGAAGCAATGCAGCAATGCGGTTGTCCCACCGCCGGAGCCTGCCAGTTTATGGGAACGGCCAGTACCATGCAGTGCATGTCGGAGGCATTGGGGCTGGCTCTGCCTGGTAGCGCTCTGCTGCCATCGACCCTTGCGGAAATTCGCCGCGTTGCCAGAACCGCAGGCCACCAGGCGCTGTATCTGGCGGAGAAAAATATCACCACCCATAAGATCCTAACTCCTGCGGCGTTTGAAAATGCTATCAAAGTCCATGCAGCTATTGGTGGCAGCACCAATGCGATGATCCACCTTCCGGCCATCGCTCATGAACTCGGATGGGAGCTGAAGCCCGAACTGTTTGATCGGATCAATAATGAAATCCCTTATCTGACCAACATTCAGCCCAGCGGTAAATACGTTACCGAAATGATGTGGTTCGCAGGCGGCGTGCCAATGGTGCAATGGTATCTACGCGATTATCTGGATCTTGATGTTCTTACCGTGACTGGCCGTACGCTCGGCGACAACCTGGAAATGCTCCATCAATCCGGCTTCTTTACCCGCAACCACGGTTACCTCAACAATTACAAAGTCAGCCCAGAGGAGGTGATCCGGAAACCAGAAAATGCCACCAAAAAAGGGTCGATTGCGGTACTGAAAGGCAACATCGCGCCTGAAGGAGCGGTCATTAAATATGCGGCCTGTGCGCCGGATATGCATCACCATACCGGTCCTGCTCGGGTCTTTAACTCCGAAGAAGACGCTCAACAGGCCATCATCCATAACCATATCGAACCCGGCGACGTCATTTTCATTCGCTACGAAGGCGCAAAAGGCTCTGGCGCACCGGAAATGCTGATGACAACCGATGCCATAGTGTATGACAAACGCCTCGACGGAAAAGTCGCATTGATTACCGACGGTCGTTTCTCTGGAGCGACCAGCGGGCCATGTGTCGGACACGTCTCGCCAGAAGCCGCTGATGGCGGCCCGATTGCCCTGGTGGAAGATGGTGATTTAATCGAAATGGATGTGAAAGGCCGTAAGCTCAATATCGTAGGGATCGACGGAGTGTTTAAAACAGAAGAGGAAATACGCCGCTGCCTTGAAGACCGTCGAGCAAGCTGGAAGAAACCTGATTATTCAAACCGTCGCGGCGTCTTTAAACAATTCACCGCTAATGCAACATCATTAATGGCCGGAGCCTGGCTTAAATAA
- a CDS encoding dihydrodipicolinate synthase family protein, which yields MTQITKFHGVFPPVPTIVNAQGELDKVGMATLLDHLIASKVNGVLLLGSGGEFCHMTNALRLETAEFCVRHINRRIPVLLGISSTSTQEVIEYGQHADRLEVDAVLVLNPYYARLTDEYIYHHFKTVANNIKSPVILYNFPALTGQDLSVDLITRLAQDHPNIIGIKDTVDNISHIREIINNVRPARPDFVIFSGYDEYMMDTLILGGNGGIPATANFAPQLTCGIYRAWCEKEYEIMFGLQRRLSALSTIYSLDSPFFGIIKKAIQLSGVDISTHVMPPVLPANEEHISNLKQVLQRAGL from the coding sequence ATGACTCAGATTACAAAATTTCACGGCGTATTTCCGCCAGTCCCGACCATCGTTAATGCGCAGGGAGAGTTAGATAAAGTCGGCATGGCGACCTTGCTGGATCATCTTATTGCAAGCAAGGTCAATGGCGTATTACTGCTGGGCAGCGGGGGGGAATTTTGCCATATGACCAATGCGCTGCGTCTGGAAACCGCAGAGTTTTGCGTCCGTCATATTAACCGCCGCATTCCAGTACTATTAGGTATTAGCAGTACCAGCACGCAGGAAGTGATTGAGTATGGTCAGCATGCCGACCGGCTCGAAGTCGATGCCGTGCTGGTACTCAATCCCTACTATGCCAGATTGACCGATGAGTATATTTATCATCATTTCAAAACCGTGGCTAATAACATAAAAAGCCCGGTCATTCTATACAACTTTCCAGCATTGACGGGACAGGACCTTAGCGTTGATTTAATTACCCGGCTGGCGCAAGATCACCCCAATATTATCGGTATTAAGGATACCGTTGATAATATCAGCCATATTCGTGAAATCATCAATAATGTCAGGCCAGCGCGTCCGGACTTCGTTATTTTCTCCGGCTATGATGAATATATGATGGATACGCTTATCTTAGGCGGCAACGGCGGGATCCCAGCGACAGCGAACTTTGCGCCGCAGCTAACCTGCGGAATCTACCGCGCGTGGTGTGAAAAAGAGTATGAGATAATGTTCGGATTACAGCGCAGGCTGTCCGCGCTTTCCACTATTTACAGCCTGGATTCACCTTTCTTCGGGATAATCAAAAAGGCAATTCAGCTTAGCGGAGTCGATATTTCAACTCACGTAATGCCCCCCGTTTTGCCGGCAAATGAAGAACATATTTCGAATTTGAAGCAGGTCTTACAGCGTGCGGGACTTTAA